One genomic region from Terriglobus aquaticus encodes:
- a CDS encoding glycosyltransferase family 2 protein, producing MPSTAAPAGSERPVQPGLISVIIPTFRRYEDLRRAAASSVAQTHPDVEVLVVADGPDPLASEAVRGLGPRLQYFELPHNAGPAAARNFGVQHSRGEWLTFLDDDDTMLPERLARQFAELNPAEPHCMSACRMIYRHGNREDVWPARPLAPGEDLGDYLLIRPSLLGRPGVLSLQSLVMHYSVVRNAPLTDHADHEDWAWLLEAWNYADARVRFLWEPLVTYTIATESTTRSRRANWQDSLDWAMRYRGWLSHTAFNSFLASKVALKAKRAGSWSGLRQVFRLLRGNHPRLLDLLFFFGICLVPNSVAHGAWKRSLRASSSPAEPTPASRSL from the coding sequence ATGCCTTCAACCGCCGCCCCCGCAGGCTCGGAGCGCCCGGTTCAGCCCGGTCTCATCTCGGTCATCATTCCGACCTTCCGCCGCTACGAAGATCTGCGCCGTGCCGCTGCCAGCTCCGTTGCTCAGACGCACCCGGACGTCGAGGTCCTCGTGGTAGCGGATGGCCCGGATCCGCTCGCTAGCGAAGCCGTGCGCGGGCTCGGCCCGCGCCTGCAGTATTTTGAGCTGCCACACAATGCTGGTCCTGCGGCAGCCCGCAACTTCGGCGTGCAGCACAGCCGTGGCGAATGGCTCACCTTCCTCGACGACGACGACACCATGCTTCCGGAGCGCCTCGCGCGCCAGTTCGCCGAACTCAACCCGGCGGAGCCGCACTGCATGTCTGCCTGCCGCATGATCTATCGCCACGGCAACCGGGAAGACGTCTGGCCCGCACGGCCGCTGGCACCCGGCGAGGATCTGGGCGACTACCTACTGATCCGTCCCTCGTTGCTCGGCCGCCCGGGTGTGCTCTCGCTGCAGTCGCTGGTCATGCACTATTCCGTCGTTCGGAACGCTCCGCTCACCGACCACGCCGATCACGAGGACTGGGCATGGCTGCTCGAAGCCTGGAACTACGCCGATGCCCGCGTCCGCTTTCTTTGGGAGCCGCTCGTCACCTACACCATCGCCACGGAAAGCACCACGCGCTCGCGCCGTGCCAACTGGCAGGACTCTCTCGATTGGGCAATGCGCTATCGCGGCTGGCTCAGCCACACCGCCTTCAACTCGTTCCTGGCCAGCAAGGTGGCCCTGAAGGCGAAGCGAGCCGGTTCCTGGAGCGGGCTACGGCAGGTATTCCGTCTCCTTCGCGGTAACCACCCCCGCCTTCTCGATCTTCTCTTCTTTTTTGGCATATGCCTGGTGCCCAACAGCGTTGCGCACGGTGCCTGGAAACGATCTCTCCGCGCCTCCTCTTCGCCGGCCGAGCCCACGCCCGCTTCACGATCTCTGTAA
- a CDS encoding O-antigen ligase family protein → MTTLPKSAHRGALTAGQQREANRFTAASAALRRSKMWLALLLGILFWFSVPYSLPRHQPNANATVQEADNSEQFQGAISRQLAVPALALCACFMLWRYPVRGVPGGRLLILICVYVVWALSSTAWSEDPSLTAKRLAVFAMDCFVTYALARTLSTMEMALGATIAMFVTGVFSVLADIFLIHSFNPADADYRLQGVMTPNQQAMNLVACALCCAALMLRRPRWVPWLSVILLSTLAMLWITRARIGTILCIVLLAIALNKLLRDRVRPHVRVGILLVLLSIVVPLLVFVVGNSGGDAAQTAFMMGRHDTENTSNLSNRLPLWQELLDSVEERPVLGYGYGAFWTEQRAARISHDQGWPVPHAHNTYLDQVIILGVVGGALYLAIMVSALVVAWRRYLHLRSSSNLLNAMLLTWLVLLSSSESAPLDPHMPTMLVYIAVFRMCLREGSVDMADPEPDRPIVEGIDAATFTVTQPAPAVSPVARAGHGTGEHKVFPSRHASLLAAQRRPS, encoded by the coding sequence CCAAGATGTGGCTCGCGCTTCTGCTCGGCATACTCTTCTGGTTTTCCGTGCCATACAGCCTGCCGCGCCATCAGCCCAACGCCAACGCCACAGTCCAGGAGGCCGACAACTCCGAGCAGTTTCAGGGCGCGATCAGTCGCCAGCTCGCCGTTCCGGCTCTCGCCTTGTGCGCCTGCTTCATGCTGTGGCGCTACCCGGTGCGCGGCGTGCCCGGTGGCCGGCTGCTCATTCTCATCTGCGTTTACGTGGTCTGGGCTCTCAGCAGCACAGCATGGAGCGAAGATCCGTCACTGACCGCGAAACGCCTTGCCGTGTTCGCGATGGACTGCTTCGTCACGTATGCCCTGGCGCGTACGCTGTCCACCATGGAGATGGCGCTTGGCGCCACCATCGCGATGTTTGTCACGGGTGTTTTCTCTGTCCTTGCAGACATCTTCCTCATTCACAGCTTCAATCCGGCCGACGCGGATTACCGCCTGCAGGGCGTGATGACGCCGAATCAACAGGCCATGAACCTGGTGGCCTGCGCCCTGTGCTGTGCCGCTCTCATGCTGCGTCGGCCGCGATGGGTTCCATGGCTTTCAGTGATCCTTCTCTCCACTCTCGCCATGCTCTGGATTACGCGGGCCCGGATCGGAACCATCCTCTGCATCGTTCTGCTTGCGATTGCGCTCAACAAACTCCTGCGCGACCGCGTTCGTCCCCATGTGCGCGTTGGAATCCTGCTGGTCCTGCTGTCGATCGTCGTTCCGTTGCTGGTGTTCGTCGTCGGCAACAGCGGTGGTGACGCGGCGCAAACCGCCTTCATGATGGGCCGGCACGATACTGAGAACACCTCCAATCTGTCGAACCGCCTGCCCCTCTGGCAGGAACTGCTGGACTCGGTGGAGGAGCGTCCGGTTCTCGGCTACGGCTACGGTGCCTTCTGGACAGAGCAACGTGCCGCCCGCATCAGCCACGACCAGGGCTGGCCCGTGCCCCACGCACACAACACATATCTCGACCAGGTCATCATCCTTGGCGTGGTCGGTGGCGCGCTGTATCTCGCCATCATGGTCTCCGCCCTGGTGGTAGCCTGGCGGCGCTACCTGCATCTGCGTTCCAGCAGCAACCTGCTGAACGCCATGCTGCTCACCTGGCTGGTTCTGCTCAGCAGTTCGGAATCGGCGCCACTCGATCCGCACATGCCGACCATGCTGGTCTACATCGCCGTATTCCGCATGTGCCTGCGTGAGGGTTCGGTCGACATGGCAGACCCTGAGCCGGACCGACCGATCGTTGAAGGCATCGACGCGGCAACCTTCACCGTCACCCAGCCTGCACCGGCTGTTTCACCAGTCGCGCGGGCAGGCCATGGCACCGGCGAACACAAAGTATTCCCATCGCGCCACGCGTCCCTGCTGGCCGCTCAGCGGAGGCCTTCCTGA
- a CDS encoding glycerophosphodiester phosphodiesterase family protein has protein sequence MKRALFLLGFVFGVLLPLVAQQPGSAAPASASSMPADTVTKPNPFLTLMQKAAAHAQQHGALTPVLSPLDRTVAPAAFTPNALEAQRHLTAETVPVDALHRRGVRIVPWTTNDPEQMRAVIRTGVDGLISDRPDLLQRVVAEERAATPNDPRWKTFIVSAHRGGRGLRPENTLPSFESGLDQLATELETDTGVSTDGVSLISHDQFYNPQSCRRADGKPYTLDNRIYLKDVSTQEAQHTLICDKLHASAFPDQRNDLALSPVAVAFSEHEHRPHPYAPTYAAELFRFVAFYADYYTNGPGRNTPHAAERAANARTVHFNIETKLFPNDLPPEVKRMQEPGVPLELIQNHTREPQAFVDALAGTIQREHMESRCDIQSFDFRTLLLVEEQYPKILTVYLTQSPTLLRTAFTPAALRPE, from the coding sequence ATGAAGCGCGCTCTCTTTCTGCTCGGGTTCGTTTTCGGCGTCCTGCTGCCTCTGGTCGCACAACAACCCGGCAGTGCCGCGCCCGCATCCGCCTCGAGTATGCCGGCCGACACCGTGACCAAGCCGAATCCGTTCCTCACGCTTATGCAAAAGGCCGCGGCGCATGCACAGCAACACGGCGCGCTCACGCCCGTGCTGTCACCGCTTGACCGCACCGTCGCGCCCGCTGCCTTCACGCCGAATGCACTGGAGGCGCAGCGCCACCTGACGGCAGAAACGGTGCCCGTCGACGCGTTGCACCGTAGGGGTGTTCGCATCGTTCCCTGGACCACCAATGACCCCGAGCAGATGCGGGCCGTCATCCGCACCGGCGTCGACGGGCTCATCAGCGATCGCCCCGATCTGCTGCAACGTGTGGTTGCCGAGGAACGCGCCGCAACCCCGAACGACCCACGCTGGAAGACTTTCATCGTCAGTGCTCACCGCGGCGGCCGGGGCCTGCGGCCTGAGAACACGCTGCCCAGTTTTGAAAGTGGCCTCGATCAGCTTGCCACGGAACTCGAGACGGACACCGGCGTCTCCACCGACGGAGTTTCGCTGATCTCGCACGACCAGTTCTACAACCCGCAAAGCTGCCGCCGCGCCGACGGTAAGCCCTACACGCTGGACAACCGGATCTACCTCAAAGACGTCAGCACGCAGGAAGCACAGCACACGCTCATCTGCGACAAGCTGCATGCGAGCGCCTTCCCCGACCAGCGCAACGACCTGGCGCTCTCACCGGTCGCGGTCGCCTTCAGCGAGCACGAGCACCGCCCGCATCCCTACGCTCCCACCTACGCCGCCGAATTGTTTCGATTCGTCGCCTTCTACGCCGACTACTACACGAACGGCCCCGGCAGAAACACACCGCACGCAGCCGAGCGAGCCGCCAACGCCCGAACCGTTCACTTCAACATCGAGACCAAGCTTTTTCCCAATGACCTGCCGCCCGAGGTGAAGCGCATGCAGGAACCTGGCGTTCCGCTCGAACTGATTCAGAACCACACCCGCGAGCCACAGGCCTTCGTCGATGCCCTCGCCGGCACCATTCAGCGCGAACACATGGAATCCCGCTGCGACATCCAGAGCTTCGACTTCCGTACGCTCCTGCTTGTCGAAGAACAGTATCCGAAGATCCTGACCGTCTATCTCACGCAATCTCCCACGTTGCTCCGCACCGCCTTTACGCCGGCCGCCCTTCGGCCGGAATAG
- a CDS encoding glycoside hydrolase family 26 protein, giving the protein MKAAILAVGLFAATLGIATPALRRAQGTVPEVNLQDSQPLPRAHYGRRLEPAGNTVLHGAGQTDWASFAAYRNAVAPAQPVVFMTYVDLRDDLPGFFAQLRGTLSTEPALTPQIGLSMNRGQAQLHYESETAAGTDDYSIGQLCNGLQSLHRPVFLRPGYEFNGSWNGYQPTAYVAAFRRIASRVHACAPQTAIVWDWSVDAELDTEAGGNTAPANSRWQAFYPGSSSASDVADSVDWWALNLFTSAGIRSAAAEQFLQAAAASHHPVMIAESSPRGYNVTRSSNVWSDWFAPYFALVHTHPGIRAFCYINWDWSAYPQWSDWGNARIETAPPTLQRQLRNELTRPLYNAALPRS; this is encoded by the coding sequence ATGAAAGCCGCGATCCTCGCCGTAGGTCTCTTTGCCGCAACCCTGGGCATCGCCACTCCAGCCCTGCGTCGGGCGCAGGGAACCGTTCCCGAGGTCAACCTGCAGGACAGCCAGCCTTTGCCGCGTGCTCACTACGGCCGCCGCCTGGAGCCCGCGGGCAACACGGTCCTGCATGGTGCAGGCCAAACCGATTGGGCCAGCTTTGCTGCGTATCGTAACGCCGTCGCACCCGCGCAGCCCGTGGTCTTCATGACCTATGTCGACCTGCGCGACGACCTACCCGGCTTCTTCGCGCAGCTTCGCGGCACTCTCAGCACCGAGCCCGCGCTCACCCCGCAAATCGGGCTTTCGATGAACCGCGGCCAGGCGCAACTGCACTATGAATCCGAAACCGCCGCAGGCACCGACGACTACAGCATCGGCCAGCTCTGCAACGGCCTGCAGAGTTTGCATCGGCCCGTTTTCCTTCGCCCAGGCTATGAGTTCAACGGCTCGTGGAACGGCTACCAGCCCACCGCGTATGTGGCCGCATTCCGTCGGATCGCTTCGCGCGTTCACGCCTGCGCGCCACAGACCGCCATTGTCTGGGATTGGTCCGTCGATGCGGAACTCGACACCGAAGCGGGCGGCAACACCGCTCCCGCCAACTCACGCTGGCAGGCCTTTTACCCTGGCAGCAGCAGCGCCAGCGATGTGGCCGATTCCGTCGACTGGTGGGCTCTCAACCTCTTCACCTCGGCAGGCATTCGCTCGGCAGCCGCGGAGCAGTTCCTGCAGGCTGCCGCAGCCTCGCATCATCCCGTCATGATTGCGGAAAGCTCACCACGCGGATACAACGTGACCAGGTCGAGCAACGTCTGGAGCGATTGGTTCGCGCCGTACTTCGCCCTGGTCCACACCCATCCAGGCATCCGCGCCTTCTGCTACATCAATTGGGACTGGTCCGCTTACCCGCAGTGGTCCGATTGGGGCAACGCTCGCATCGAAACGGCTCCGCCCACACTGCAGCGGCAACTTCGCAACGAGCTGACTCGCCCGCTCTATAACGCTGCCCTGCCGAGGTCATAG
- a CDS encoding ATP-binding protein — MEQALQNANQVGPATPEKIRRQMAQSTPEKIRRQMAQFFEATSDAVAFLDHDYNFTYVNRRAREVLAASGNILGRCIWEVYPDAAAPDTPFWINYHRTMDEAVATHFEAFYPEPLNKLFDVHAFPSDDGIILFFRDITDERRDKEELIRRREEMERQFAEIEAVYRTAPIGLALFDLDDYHYLRLNDRQAAFFGLKPEEIVGRTLIEMAPIPGLRELFDQVASGGPPVVNYPLEGTLVTDPDDEYRYWTVSYFPVTGADGTIQGITAASLEVTQQKKAELALIESEKLAAVGRLASSIAHEINNPLEAVMNLLYLACSTETLEASREYLRSADHELRRVAAIASQTLRFHKQSSSPQQFTAEVLINNVLSVYQGRIVNAGANIHTRYRAAAPVRCFEGEIRQVIANLLGNALDAIPRDGSIFLRAREARNQATGERGVIITVADNGQGMSRETLAKIFRPFYTTKGILGTGLGLWISKEIIDRHQGNLRVRSTPGKGTVFQLFLPSSGPTTR, encoded by the coding sequence ATGGAGCAGGCGTTGCAGAACGCGAACCAGGTGGGACCGGCAACCCCGGAAAAGATCCGACGCCAGATGGCTCAGTCAACCCCGGAAAAGATCCGACGCCAGATGGCTCAGTTCTTTGAGGCCACCTCGGACGCGGTAGCCTTTCTTGACCACGACTACAACTTCACCTATGTGAACCGGCGCGCCCGTGAGGTTCTTGCGGCCAGTGGGAACATCCTCGGCCGGTGCATCTGGGAGGTGTATCCCGACGCGGCCGCGCCAGACACACCTTTCTGGATCAACTACCACCGCACCATGGACGAGGCCGTCGCCACTCACTTCGAAGCCTTCTACCCCGAACCGCTCAACAAGCTCTTCGACGTCCACGCCTTCCCGTCAGACGACGGCATCATTCTGTTCTTTCGCGATATCACCGACGAGCGCCGCGACAAAGAGGAACTCATCCGCCGCCGAGAAGAAATGGAGCGGCAGTTTGCCGAGATCGAAGCTGTCTACCGCACCGCTCCCATCGGCCTGGCCCTGTTTGATCTGGACGACTACCACTACCTTCGCCTCAACGATCGGCAGGCCGCCTTCTTCGGCCTCAAGCCTGAAGAGATCGTCGGTCGCACCTTGATCGAGATGGCGCCCATTCCGGGCCTTCGCGAACTGTTCGACCAGGTCGCGTCGGGCGGCCCACCGGTCGTCAACTATCCGCTTGAAGGAACGCTGGTCACCGACCCCGACGATGAATACCGCTATTGGACGGTCAGCTACTTTCCAGTCACGGGAGCCGACGGCACGATCCAGGGCATCACGGCCGCCTCGCTCGAGGTGACGCAACAAAAGAAGGCCGAGCTTGCCCTGATCGAGTCGGAAAAGCTAGCCGCCGTGGGCCGTCTCGCTTCTTCCATTGCGCACGAGATCAACAACCCGCTCGAAGCGGTGATGAACCTGCTCTACCTGGCCTGCAGCACTGAAACGCTGGAAGCGAGCCGCGAATACCTGAGGAGCGCCGACCACGAATTGCGCCGCGTTGCCGCCATCGCCAGCCAGACCCTTCGCTTTCACAAGCAGTCCAGCAGTCCGCAGCAGTTCACGGCGGAAGTCCTCATCAACAACGTGCTTTCTGTCTACCAGGGCCGCATCGTCAACGCCGGTGCCAACATCCACACCCGCTACCGTGCCGCGGCGCCGGTCCGCTGCTTTGAGGGCGAGATACGCCAGGTCATCGCCAATCTGCTTGGCAACGCACTCGATGCCATCCCCCGCGATGGCAGCATCTTTCTTCGCGCCCGCGAGGCGCGTAATCAAGCGACCGGCGAACGCGGTGTGATCATCACGGTGGCCGACAACGGCCAGGGCATGAGTCGCGAAACCCTGGCCAAGATCTTCCGCCCCTTCTACACCACGAAGGGCATCCTGGGCACCGGTCTCGGCCTCTGGATCAGCAAAGAAATCATCGACCGGCACCAAGGCAACCTGCGCGTCCGCAGCACTCCGGGCAAAGGCACCGTGTTCCAACTGTTTCTTCCAAGCAGCGGTCCAACCACCCGATAA